tttttataatttaaaaattaaattaaattaattttataattatatggtaaaaagttatattatatttttattaattttattttcacacACTTGTTAAGGTGTATAACACGTAGCCACGTAGAGCTTGTTCAGGTGTATTACACGTAGCCACCTAGAGATTCGTTTTTTGTCAGAATCAGTATTTGTTACCTGCGGTTTTCTGTAACATAAAAAGACCCCACTTCTCATAGAACGCCCAGTTGTACGTCTGATAAATCAAATCCGACGATGATTGATTTTCCTAAGTTGAATCGCACCGTACAAGTCACAGCTATGTGTAGATTGTTAATTACTAGCTGAGCTGCTATCATAACCATTTGATTGAAATAATTGAATGCATTAATAACGATGAAATTCGCGCACTTAATTACTTGCCCCAGTTGTGACCACGGTGAACTTAATTGGCTGCTGCATCAGTACGATTGTTAAAGTTGGCTAATGCATTTATTCGGTATTGCGACTGAACGAGACGAATTTTATACCTTCATACATGCAATtggacacacacacacacacacaaacataaggtaaaaataagtaaaaagacAGTGGGTTATGTCGGCTAAGGGATCAATTTTATCTGGtttttaagttacattaaactcactgttttttttttatttacatgagactattactaaaatacaactcatattacataacactataactgatatttataaatattcgAGAAACATCAACTCTATTCAGATAGAAGATTACATTTACTGAAATTTGAGGAAGGAATTAAACCCCATAATACTTTTGTGGGTGTTCGAATCACTACTCTCACAATTATGAAATAGTGAATTGGCCAAGTGGTCCATTAAACTCActgttttattattcatttttatactaaacaacttaattataggttataataaatataacttagGAAAATTCTACATATACATtggaattttctttaatattatcCTAGTTTATTGACAAGCTGgcatttattttgtattactgtgttattttgttgaaagaaaacacaaaatatctaaattacataaatccctttatttcttttcttggaatgaaaataagaagttCACCCAATAAACACCAATTGTTAGTCCGTTTTTGTATTATTGCTAAGAGTGGTAACCGAATAGAGCTTGAGAGCAGGGGCAATGGCAGCTATGTGAGCAAACTCTGTTCATTCTGTATTAAATGACGTTTGATCATTTGCTAATGAAActaaaaaccattttctttcttctcaaaaaaaaaaaaaaaaaaaaaccattttctttgaattgcTACATAGAGAATATAACCATTTTCTGCTGAAACATCAATAGTACACGTAAGCACACCATTTTGCACCACAGATTTTAGCACCTTGACaaagactattcccatttgcTGCAGAGCATAGCAATAAAGATTAAagaggaatttaaaatttcttcacTTGAAGCTGTAGAGATAGATACAATAACAAAAAGCAGCACGGTTCGGGGAAACCAAAATTTTTGCTGTCCATTTGGATAACTGATAATCCCTTGTCTATGAAGAGCGCTTGACAAAGCAGTAAACAGTGAATCCAACAGCACAGAATGATAATCGACACACAAACATATTTGAATACACAATCGAACAAAAACTTGTACCAATGATACTGCTATGATTGACAAAATCCTAACCGCTAGGTTACACTCTCATAGACATACTCGGCATAAAGAAATCTTGCATACATAATATAACAATATGAGAATGATCAAAACCTTTCTGCCAATCTGGCAGTCACTGCTCTAAGTTTTGAATACACCTTTCCAGCAGGAGATCCTAAGATGAGACTGCAAAGGGAATCCCTTGCAATCTTAATATTGGCAAAAGATCCTAGTATGTGAATTTTCGTATCAGCAATGACAATCCTTGTCTTTGTTGCATTTTCGATCGCAAACTTGGTTTTGCCACCTTTACCAGAAAGCCTTCCGATGGCACGCGACAAATGCTCACCTCTAAGTGTCTTGACATCCTTGATCTCAAACGATTCCACATACAGCTCATCCAAACGCAAAAGGGCAATGGCATCAATAACATCAAAACCAAGCATGAATGCATGAACAAAATCTGCACACTTCTGCAGATTACTTATGTCTGGTGTGTCTGCTCTAGTCTTCAATTCAACCCTACGAGCCTTGAGGTTCATACGGATGTCAATCTTCATCTGCTCAAAAATTGGAGTGTAGATATCCATCCATACTTTCTTGAGAGGCGAATATCGATGGGGTGGAACGTTAACCTTCTGAAACTGAACTCGACCATCAGACATTTCATGAGCCTTCAATGGCTCAAACAGGGGCTTCAGTGGCAGAGGCCCGGGTTCATTTTGCGTTTGAGATGAGATTGTTTCAACATCCATGGAAGACTGCATAGTGAAGAACCAGAAGATCTGAAGAGATAAGAGGTGCATAAAAATATCAGAGCATTACTAGCAGCAAACCTTCAATACACCATTATACAAATTCTAGATAAAAAGGAACAGAGAAtggaaaaaatacaaaaaaatagattgaattatttttgactttttttcgCCTTTAGAACATTGAACCTggcaagaaaatgaacaaaaacaatcaaacaaaCAGCTCAGACAAAGTTGTTGACGCCAGCCTTTATAGGTCGAAtgttaatcaaattctattcaAGCTTAAGGCCTTATTTGGTATTGTGGCTGGACAGCTGTAACTTATAAATTACAACATTGAAGTATTTAGTGAACATTTTGCTATagcttgaaaaataaattgatttcatcacccttatataattaaaaaaaaaccctaaatatctttactttttttattaaaattattatatgaaacatatttaatcaaactaccaatttttattttataattataatttccttTCCTACAACAACTACAGTGCTTCAATACCAAACAAGACGTAAACAATCAATAAGACCCCATCGAagagttaaatttttttaaaaaaaaaaagataatttggTATCACATGAGCTTCGTAATTGTTCAATACGTCTCTGTTTAGTTCAATCAGCCACCCAAACAGTTCCTACAGCCAAACAGCTTTATCAAGAATTcatacataaatatatttaaaaaaaaaacacagaaagattttaattttatcacgATTCAATCTACCAAaagcaaataataaatataaatcgtgcttcttctattaaaaaaatttttaaaaaagaaccGAATACTGTTGAAATATACCTGGTAAGAGCTTTATATCTCTCCTCTTCGTCTATGGCGGCAATGACGGTGTGAGGTTCAAAGAATTAAAGAGAGAGGGTTTTGGAGTAGCGTTTCTCACCGTGcagcaaaaataataagagcTGTTGGATGAATTGCAGCAGAATCGACGGCTGAGATtgcatttgaattaaaagcagGAGGAAGGGGAAAGTCGGAAACCCGTAAGGCCGTAACTTGGGTTCGTAAAAAGTGGACCGGTGTGAAACGGGTGAGacagtgaaaaaaaataataaattatttttatttttaataaaaagaagtgaGAAAAAGATCAtcactcaattttattttttaaaaaaactcattttcagTCTAACTTTTCAATTAACatcatttatttcaaaaaatatctttatcgaaaaataaacaaatgattaaaaaatcaattctttttttcttttctctcatATGCTATTTCTCAAGTTTATTATAGATTTAACTTCCCCTCTCTCACATTCcccttttttaattgattcaaagtttgaatcaaatattgactcctaaaataaattttaaattaaaacattgattctatacttatttaatatttagtttATATTCCAACTGATATGTCACCGttagaatttttaataacggttaataatttattatcattcaaGCTAATAGTGACACATCATTAATCACATTGGTTGAGACATAAATTAAGCATCCAACTAAGTATAACATTAGCATcactcccaaaaaaaaaaaaacttaatcacaaaatttaacaaaacccaACAATAGAACTCATGATATGTTGGTGGTAGAGGGATTGAAAGTGATGAAAATAAGTGGGTGGGGTGAGGGGGCTgcttgagagagagagagagagagagaaagaaaagaaatgaaacaaaaaaattttttatcagggttattagaaaaattattgaacaaattgaaaaatgaggGCCCACTAAATATTATTACTTGTTATGAAGTATGATAGATCGTATATGCGGATGTCTATCAATCATATTAATGCATGCAActccatattttttatctctcAACAAGTAACCTTTAACCTTCCTACAACTCTTTTTATCTCCCTAATTTAAGAATTATTATACCTTATATTTATGATCTATTATTCACCACTTTATTGTTGTATCACTATAAAATGaggtcttttttctttatttgtacaCACTTAGATTGAATATACTATTACATATatcatttgatttattgtcTCTTTCTCTTATTATATTGTTATGCTACTgattgataaataatttaatattattccATTTCTTAGACTTTTTTCCCACTGCTACTTTTCTTACTTATGGTTTTtacaacattaattattacGTTAAATTAGTTTTAGAAAACgtcaaattatttcaaaaaaataatacattaaacaagtattttttttttcaaaattttggaagGCATTACACTAGCTAGTATGTTCGactgtttttccttttttttttcttttattgacaTTGTTTACAATATGTAACCACAACTTAAGCTTACTAGCCTATTTAAGCCTAgcataagaaattaaagagaatTCCCCCCTCTCACGTCCTCCTATTTTTTTTCACCCACTATTGATTCACAGAATTTAACAAAACCcaacaataaaaattgaaaataataaaaaatacttcTAAATACTTGTAATGTTTTTACTTGTAGCTGTGTTTGAtcctaaataaattgattgcaTTGTACTggcaattttaatttgtgtcaAGTGAATTGCATTTGGGTTTAGTGATTactttgttgataaattaGTTTGTCAGTTAACAATGCATAATGAGCTCAATGGATCCTCATCTAAAATTGCATGTGCCCTGCGCATGGGAGCAGCctcaaaatttgtttaataaaagaCTTAACTGGACAAATGACAGATGTTTAATGAGATTCTGACTGAGGAATGCACAATGATTTGTTCTTGGAACGTGAAGCAGATAAGAAACCATCGCAACTTGTTGATCTATATATACTTACTAAGAACAAGTCTAAAAAGATTATAAATGTACGTAGGCTTTGCATAGGAGTTCCTCAAGGGTTGGATAAAGCTATCTTGTTGTAGTCAAGGGCCGATGATTTATCATAAAACTATATATCTTCAGATATTTCATGactactctttctttttttaaagaaaaaaattgagagaaagTAATTTAGTTATCCATATTCAGGAAGAAGCTTAAGTAGAATTCCCGCGGATAAGAAGGGTTCCGCTCCAAGAGTGAAAGAAATGcttctattttattctctttcattatttttttgtatagGGAATTtgttatgtatattttttttcagtgtGTAGCCACAAGCCAGAAGAATTTGTTCTGTATATCTTGCATTCAACTTTGGCGGCCACGGAAAGAGCTATTCTCCAGTTTAGTCACTGTACATGCGGGGGACCGAGCAACTTGTAAGATTTAACTGCTGACTTATTATTTTCCACTAATTTCATGCATTGCTGGTCTTCTGTCAGACCTCATTGAATTTCTTGCATCATTAGTCCTCagtacaaaaatatttataagatttTGTATATTAATGAATTGTGTATCTCATTGAATTTCTTGCCTCGTTAGTACCCagtacaaaaatatttataagattttgtatattaatgaattatgtatctctttgaatttcttgcCTCATTAGTACTCcgtacaaaaatatttataagatttttCATTGGCAGGCCGCATcgagatcattttatttatttattttaggatACTGCTTTGATGGAGAGTCATTTTTCTTGCCAATAGATGCTAATTAAGATATTATGAAAAGGATGGTGATGGGTTTATATCCTTGGATTTGGAtcttctcctttttttaaaaaaattcttttgtattcaatgatcaaaatttacttaatttttattcttccataaatgattttttttttctcttgatgTTTTTcgtcttcttttttatttttttcacaaccCTTTTCTTTTGATACAATGGCGCCTAGCGGAAGGCCTGCACGACGAGCTATTAGCTCAATGCTAGAGCATGCCTCTGATAATTGTGTCGTTTTACCTAGGCTGTGACTCTGTGAGGGCTCTCAGCCACatcatttgtttcttttgggAGTGGCTTGCTTTGGTGTTGGGACATATTATGTAACAGGATTTTATGGTCCTGGAGTGTCTGACCCGTATAGTCTACTAAtgcaaaattcattaaacagaaaatttttattgggaacttattaatgtaaaaataagtaaagaaATATGGGGAAAAAAGGGCCATACAAGAATAGTTTGTTGTGTGTAAAGCTCCCACCAACCATAAACTCACTTGATCAACTCCTTATCCTTCATCAAATATGTATTATGCGTTGCTAACTGACCTTGGAAATCGTTTGGTTGTTAATTGATTGTGCAATTttgctgcttttcttttgatttatttcttaattcgATTTCTAATACATTTATCGGGCATTTCTTCCTACCTGTTAATTTGATTAGAAGATCCATAAAGAATATGGAAGTGATTTTATAAAACCATTATGATTGAAGTTGTTTAATTAGgactcttctttttcttccatgTTTATCGGgact
This window of the Citrus sinensis cultivar Valencia sweet orange chromosome 8, DVS_A1.0, whole genome shotgun sequence genome carries:
- the LOC102629188 gene encoding uncharacterized protein LOC102629188, coding for MQSSMDVETISSQTQNEPGPLPLKPLFEPLKAHEMSDGRVQFQKVNVPPHRYSPLKKVWMDIYTPIFEQMKIDIRMNLKARRVELKTRADTPDISNLQKCADFVHAFMLGFDVIDAIALLRLDELYVESFEIKDVKTLRGEHLSRAIGRLSGKGGKTKFAIENATKTRIVIADTKIHILGSFANIKIARDSLCSLILGSPAGKVYSKLRAVTARLAERF